A single region of the Streptomyces sp. AM 4-1-1 genome encodes:
- a CDS encoding DsbA family protein codes for MSDSTPATPVVLDLWCDLECPDCHRALSDVHALRARYGDRLQVRLRHFPLEKHKHAYAAAQAAEEAAAQGKDWPYIEAVLARTDALGRTGEPLLIEIAAELGLDSEEFDTALIDGRHLLIVDADHAEGRAIGVTGTPTYVIGGERLDGGRSQDGLRERIGTIADRLLAERD; via the coding sequence ATGAGCGATTCCACCCCCGCGACGCCGGTCGTCCTCGATCTCTGGTGCGACCTCGAATGCCCCGACTGCCACCGGGCCCTCTCCGATGTGCACGCGCTGCGGGCCCGGTACGGCGACCGCCTCCAGGTACGGCTGCGGCACTTTCCGCTGGAGAAGCACAAGCACGCGTACGCCGCCGCCCAGGCGGCCGAGGAGGCCGCGGCGCAGGGCAAGGACTGGCCGTACATCGAGGCGGTGCTCGCCAGGACCGACGCTCTCGGCCGGACCGGCGAACCGCTGCTCATCGAGATCGCCGCCGAACTGGGCCTGGACAGCGAGGAGTTCGACACGGCTCTGATCGACGGACGGCATCTGCTGATCGTCGACGCCGACCACGCGGAGGGCAGGGCGATCGGGGTGACCGGCACCCCGACGTACGTGATCGGCGGCGAACGGCTGGACGGCGGCAGGAGCCAGGACGGGCTGCGCGAGCGGATCGGGACGATCGCGGACCGGCTGCTGGCCGAGCGGGACTGA
- a CDS encoding CGNR zinc finger domain-containing protein encodes MLIPHDTRIALDTVVDLVNTVPEGERSDGIGDVGSLYGFAERHRISGVDELGPRDLRAVRDVRARFAEIFAAPDTRTAATLVNRLVASAGTTPQLSDHDGYDWHVHYFAPDASLSDHLAADCGMALAFIIVAGERERLRRCEAPDCRHAFVDLSRNRSRRYCSSRTCGNRLHVAAYRARRKEAAG; translated from the coding sequence GTGCTGATCCCCCACGACACCCGGATCGCCCTCGACACGGTGGTCGATCTGGTGAACACCGTGCCGGAGGGCGAGCGGAGCGACGGCATCGGCGACGTCGGGTCGCTGTACGGCTTCGCCGAACGGCACCGCATCAGTGGCGTGGACGAGCTCGGCCCGAGGGACCTGCGGGCCGTGCGGGACGTGCGCGCGCGGTTCGCGGAGATCTTCGCGGCGCCCGACACCCGTACCGCCGCCACGCTCGTCAACCGGCTCGTCGCCTCGGCCGGCACCACCCCCCAGCTCAGCGACCACGACGGTTACGACTGGCATGTGCACTACTTCGCGCCGGACGCCTCGCTCTCGGACCACCTCGCGGCCGACTGCGGCATGGCGCTGGCGTTCATCATCGTGGCGGGCGAGCGCGAGCGGCTGCGCCGCTGCGAGGCACCGGACTGCCGGCACGCGTTCGTCGACCTGTCGCGCAACCGCTCCCGCCGCTACTGCTCCAGCCGTACCTGCGGCAACCGGTTGCACGTCGCCGCGTACCGGGCCCGCCGCAAGGAGGCGGCGGGCTGA